The Haloarchaeobius sp. HME9146 genome includes a region encoding these proteins:
- a CDS encoding thiolase domain-containing protein — translation MQAVRIAGVAVTPFGEHSERTGRDLFAQASDDALEGADIPRTDIDEVLYGNFIGEVTEDQGHQGPLVAEVAGTTSASTRFESACASGGVAMRAGVRAVRSGDADVVLVGGMERMTNVDVHHATDALALAADDLHERRVGMTFPGAYALLTRAYFREYGGSREELAAVAVKNHENALDNENAHLQQELSIEDVLDAPPIAEPVGLYDACPISDGAAAVVLVSDDYADEHDLDAPVAVTGTGQRSDTLALQRRANRAATPATEQAAEAAYEMAGVTAADIDVVEVHDCFTIAEVLAIESLGFYEPGEGISAAASGETTRDGELPVNLSGGLKAKGHPVGATGVAQIAELTELLAGEHVHSDAVPEARVGLAHNAGGTVASAVVHVLEVVA, via the coding sequence ATGCAAGCAGTCCGCATAGCGGGCGTAGCCGTGACTCCGTTCGGCGAACACTCGGAACGCACCGGGAGGGACCTGTTCGCCCAGGCGAGCGACGACGCCCTGGAGGGTGCCGATATCCCTCGTACCGACATCGACGAGGTACTGTACGGCAACTTCATCGGCGAGGTCACCGAGGACCAGGGCCATCAGGGACCGCTCGTGGCGGAGGTCGCAGGAACGACCTCAGCCTCGACGCGGTTCGAGAGCGCCTGCGCGTCCGGTGGCGTGGCGATGCGTGCTGGGGTTCGGGCAGTCCGGAGCGGCGACGCCGACGTCGTCCTGGTCGGTGGGATGGAGCGGATGACGAACGTCGACGTCCATCACGCGACCGACGCCCTGGCACTGGCCGCCGACGACCTGCACGAACGCCGTGTCGGGATGACCTTCCCGGGAGCGTACGCCCTCCTCACGCGGGCCTACTTCAGGGAGTACGGCGGGTCGCGAGAGGAACTCGCAGCAGTCGCGGTGAAGAACCACGAGAACGCACTGGACAACGAGAACGCACATCTCCAGCAGGAGTTATCGATCGAGGACGTCCTGGATGCACCACCCATTGCCGAACCAGTCGGCCTGTACGACGCATGTCCCATCAGCGATGGGGCCGCTGCGGTCGTCCTGGTCAGCGACGACTACGCCGACGAGCACGACCTCGACGCGCCAGTCGCCGTCACCGGAACCGGCCAGCGCAGCGACACCCTGGCGCTCCAGCGGCGTGCGAACCGGGCCGCCACGCCCGCAACCGAACAGGCGGCAGAAGCGGCGTACGAGATGGCAGGCGTCACGGCCGCAGACATCGACGTGGTGGAGGTCCACGATTGTTTCACCATCGCAGAGGTGCTCGCCATCGAGTCACTCGGGTTCTACGAACCGGGCGAGGGTATCTCGGCAGCCGCCTCGGGCGAGACGACTCGTGATGGCGAGCTTCCGGTCAACCTCTCCGGCGGCCTGAAGGCGAAGGGGCACCCGGTCGGCGCGACCGGTGTCGCACAGATCGCAGAGCTCACCGAACTTCTGGCAGGCGAGCACGTCCACAGCGACGCGGTCCCCGAGGCCCGTGTCGGACTCGCGCACAATGCCGGTGGGACCGTCGCGAGTGCTGTCGTACATGTTTTGGAGGTGGTCGCATGA
- a CDS encoding Zn-ribbon domain-containing OB-fold protein: MNAETRDAGYDEFLDAIASDEGYYLACPEGHGSVPPTPRCPVCNATDLSEEPLPSSGVIEDQTHIHVAASGFEGETPYVVAIAAFGPVTMTGRLRGDAVADLDTGAAVVPSVELSDTTGSRMLVFRPSK, translated from the coding sequence ATGAACGCCGAGACCAGGGACGCCGGGTACGACGAGTTCCTCGACGCCATCGCCAGCGACGAGGGCTACTATCTGGCGTGTCCCGAGGGGCATGGCTCGGTTCCCCCGACCCCACGCTGCCCGGTCTGTAACGCGACGGACCTCTCCGAGGAGCCGTTGCCCAGCTCAGGCGTCATCGAAGACCAGACCCACATCCACGTCGCCGCCAGTGGCTTCGAAGGCGAGACGCCGTACGTAGTCGCCATCGCGGCGTTCGGACCGGTCACGATGACAGGGCGACTCCGTGGCGACGCGGTCGCCGACCTGGACACGGGGGCAGCGGTCGTTCCATCGGTCGAACTATCGGACACCACCGGGAGTCGGATGCTCGTCTTCCGTCCAAGCAAGTAG